From bacterium, the proteins below share one genomic window:
- a CDS encoding methyltransferase domain-containing protein gives MARVLDVGSGWKDEPGVIGADIRKKVRPDVCCNLDVDGDGLPHFPFRDDAFDEVRVIQTIDHFQNIVPVMEEIHRVAKPGAKVIITVAHVSSIYSWSDPVHYLHLTSRSFLCFTDHPTKGAAYTGPLLRQNAFRFVFSKSIISLIPRFICLFSPRIYEKHFCWMFPANDMYFEFEVLK, from the coding sequence GTGGCTAGGGTGCTCGATGTGGGAAGCGGCTGGAAAGACGAGCCCGGCGTGATCGGAGCGGACATCCGCAAGAAGGTGCGGCCCGATGTCTGCTGCAATCTGGATGTGGACGGGGATGGGCTGCCCCATTTTCCGTTTCGGGACGATGCGTTCGATGAGGTGCGCGTCATTCAGACGATTGACCATTTCCAGAACATCGTCCCCGTCATGGAGGAGATCCACCGGGTGGCGAAACCTGGAGCCAAAGTGATCATCACGGTCGCCCACGTGTCGAGCATCTACTCCTGGAGCGATCCGGTCCATTACCTGCATCTGACCAGCCGCTCCTTTCTGTGCTTCACGGATCACCCCACGAAGGGGGCGGCCTACACCGGGCCGCTTCTCCGCCAGAATGCGTTCCGCTTTGTCTTCAGCAAGTCGATCATCTCCCTCATCCCCCGTTTCATCTGCCTTTTTTCTCCTCGGATCTACGAGAAGCATTTTTGCTGGATGTTTCCCGCGAACGACATGTACTTCGAGTTTGAGGTTCTGAAATGA